A single Methanosphaera cuniculi DNA region contains:
- a CDS encoding MoaD/ThiS family protein, translating into MQIELKNKKETKTLKIDENTTVEDVLKLEEIPIETVVVKVNGQTVTEDEILNDSDVMEVIKVIYGG; encoded by the coding sequence ATGCAAATAGAACTAAAAAATAAAAAAGAAACAAAAACATTAAAAATAGATGAAAATACAACCGTAGAAGATGTATTAAAACTTGAAGAAATTCCAATAGAAACAGTGGTTGTAAAAGTAAATGGACAAACTGTAACAGAAGATGAAATATTAAATGACTCTGATGTTATGGAAGTTATAAAAGTAATATATGGAGGATAA
- the mfnA gene encoding tyrosine decarboxylase MfnA, producing the protein MDDEDIFNYLDKIQDNDMTYESGRILGSMCTIPDPIGLEAYKKFIITNLGDPGLFKGTTQLESEVISMIGELLHLKVAYGHIVTGGTEANITAMCSALYKFKEENPKLKPEIILPRSAHFSFNKIIKMLSLKPVYVDLTDNYHIDTTQLEELINENTMVIVAIAGTTELGYVDDINVISEIAYKHNIPLHVDAAFGGFVIPFLNNIQNHEILFDFKCRGVTSITIDPHKMGLAPIQCGGIIFRNKEDLDLLSIKTPYLTHDFQTTIVGTRSGASTAAIWTLLKHYGMDGYTRIVENVMNITRYTYENLKKIEDVCVRDYELNLLSFNVKSMDVNSLKEELLKYGWSVSVSEIPHAIRLVIMPHIKKEHIDEFIVDLKKIIK; encoded by the coding sequence ATGGATGATGAAGATATTTTCAATTACCTAGATAAAATACAAGATAATGATATGACCTATGAATCAGGACGTATTCTAGGTTCTATGTGTACAATACCAGATCCTATTGGATTAGAAGCATATAAGAAATTTATCATAACAAACCTTGGAGATCCAGGACTATTTAAAGGAACAACACAACTTGAATCTGAAGTAATAAGTATGATAGGTGAGCTTTTACATCTAAAAGTAGCATATGGACACATAGTAACTGGGGGAACAGAGGCTAATATCACAGCTATGTGTAGTGCATTATATAAATTCAAAGAAGAAAACCCAAAGCTTAAACCTGAAATTATCCTTCCACGAAGTGCTCATTTTTCATTTAATAAGATAATTAAAATGCTATCATTAAAACCAGTGTATGTAGATTTAACAGATAACTATCATATTGACACAACACAACTTGAAGAATTAATAAATGAAAATACTATGGTGATAGTAGCAATTGCAGGAACTACAGAACTTGGATATGTGGATGATATAAATGTAATATCTGAAATTGCATATAAACATAATATTCCTCTTCATGTTGATGCAGCATTTGGTGGATTTGTAATACCATTTCTAAATAATATACAAAATCATGAGATTCTTTTTGATTTTAAATGTCGTGGTGTAACATCAATTACAATTGATCCTCATAAAATGGGACTTGCACCTATTCAGTGTGGTGGAATAATATTTAGAAATAAGGAGGATTTGGATCTTTTATCAATTAAAACTCCATATCTTACACATGATTTTCAAACGACAATTGTTGGAACACGTAGTGGTGCTTCAACTGCTGCAATATGGACACTTCTTAAACATTATGGGATGGATGGTTATACTAGAATTGTTGAAAATGTGATGAATATAACTCGTTATACATATGAGAATCTTAAAAAAATTGAAGATGTATGTGTGCGTGATTATGAGTTAAATTTGCTTTCATTTAATGTAAAAAGTATGGATGTTAATTCATTAAAAGAAGAACTTCTTAAATATGGTTGGAGTGTATCAGTATCAGAAATTCCTCATGCAATAAGACTTGTCATAATGCCACATATAAAAAAAGAACATATTGATGAGTTCATAGTGGATCTTAAAAAAATAATAAAATAA
- the ppsA gene encoding phosphoenolpyruvate synthase: protein MNYVEFFRDLGKDDIPVAGGKGANLGELTNAGIPVPPGFVITSETYRKFITKTGIADKINSMLEDLDINNTVELQQVAEEIKDLIINTEIPDELQRVIIEAYNALCIDVDIEDVIVAIRSSATAEDLPDASFAGQQETYLNITGIEDVLINVRKCWASLFEARAIFYRAENDFDHSEVLIAVVVQQMVDSEKAGVMFTVDPSTGAEEMLIEGAWGLGEGVVSGTVTPDTCRYDKANDEEISYIINSKKTMFRKDPETGKTEQVPVPEDMIDKRVLSKSDIANLTKLGRLIQKHYNAPMDTEWGIENGNVYMLQARPITTLDDIKEVEDEPSLNEEERVIITRGLGASPGIVSGTVKIIKDLDELDKIQDGDILVTTMTTPDMVPAMKRANGIITNEGGVTCHAAIISRELGIPCVSGTGEATEVLEENTKVTIDGKKGLVYEGEIETANQDAQDETTIDVTASAPLITVTDVKVNVSMAEAAQKAYATGADGVGLLRTEHMMLATGIVPYKFIDEGREDELVNVLVENILKVVDVFYPKTVWYRTLDAPTDEFKTLEGGENEPDEANPMLGWRGIRRELDQPDILKAEFKAIKKLLDEGYTNIGVMLPLLHKPEELRRAKEIARSVGLEPHKDIDFGMMVETPASAIIIEDFIAEGLDFVSFGTNDLTQYTLALDRNNELVAKHYTEAHPAVLKLLMSVIEKCKAAGVTTSICGQAGSKPEIVEKLVEAGIDSISANTDAVPTIRKLVAKVEKKIMLEAAKKALKGN, encoded by the coding sequence ATGAACTATGTTGAATTTTTTAGAGATTTAGGTAAGGACGATATTCCAGTAGCTGGAGGAAAGGGTGCAAACCTTGGAGAACTAACAAATGCAGGAATACCAGTACCACCAGGTTTTGTAATAACATCAGAAACCTACCGTAAATTCATAACAAAAACAGGAATTGCAGATAAAATAAATTCCATGCTAGAAGATCTTGATATAAACAACACAGTAGAACTACAACAAGTAGCTGAAGAAATCAAAGATCTAATAATAAACACAGAAATACCAGATGAATTACAACGTGTAATTATTGAAGCATACAATGCATTATGTATTGATGTAGATATTGAAGATGTAATTGTTGCAATTAGATCATCAGCAACAGCAGAAGATTTACCTGATGCATCATTTGCAGGACAACAAGAAACATATCTTAACATCACAGGAATCGAAGATGTACTCATAAATGTACGTAAATGTTGGGCATCACTATTTGAAGCTCGTGCAATATTCTACAGAGCAGAAAATGACTTTGATCATTCAGAAGTACTAATAGCAGTAGTAGTACAACAAATGGTAGATTCAGAAAAAGCAGGTGTAATGTTCACAGTAGATCCATCAACAGGTGCTGAAGAAATGCTCATAGAAGGAGCATGGGGACTTGGAGAAGGAGTAGTATCAGGAACTGTAACACCAGATACATGCAGATATGATAAAGCAAATGATGAAGAAATAAGTTACATCATAAATTCTAAAAAAACCATGTTTAGAAAAGATCCTGAAACTGGAAAAACTGAACAAGTACCAGTACCAGAAGACATGATAGATAAACGTGTATTAAGCAAAAGTGATATTGCAAATCTAACAAAACTTGGAAGACTTATCCAAAAACACTACAATGCACCAATGGATACAGAATGGGGAATTGAAAATGGTAATGTTTACATGCTTCAAGCACGTCCAATTACAACACTAGATGACATCAAAGAAGTAGAAGATGAACCATCATTAAATGAAGAAGAACGTGTAATAATAACACGTGGTCTAGGAGCAAGTCCTGGAATAGTATCAGGAACAGTAAAAATAATCAAAGATCTAGATGAACTTGATAAAATACAAGATGGAGATATACTAGTAACAACCATGACAACACCCGATATGGTACCAGCAATGAAAAGAGCAAATGGAATCATAACAAACGAAGGTGGAGTAACATGTCACGCTGCAATCATCTCACGAGAACTTGGAATACCATGTGTATCAGGAACAGGAGAAGCAACCGAAGTACTAGAAGAAAATACCAAAGTAACAATCGATGGTAAAAAAGGACTAGTATATGAAGGAGAAATCGAAACAGCAAACCAAGATGCACAAGATGAAACAACAATAGATGTAACAGCATCCGCACCACTAATAACAGTAACAGATGTAAAAGTAAACGTAAGTATGGCAGAAGCAGCACAAAAAGCATATGCTACAGGTGCTGATGGAGTAGGACTACTAAGAACCGAACACATGATGCTAGCAACAGGAATCGTACCATACAAATTCATAGACGAAGGACGAGAAGATGAACTTGTAAATGTACTAGTTGAAAACATACTAAAAGTAGTAGATGTATTCTACCCAAAAACAGTATGGTACAGAACACTAGATGCACCAACAGATGAATTCAAAACACTTGAAGGTGGAGAAAACGAACCTGATGAAGCAAACCCAATGCTTGGATGGAGAGGAATCAGACGAGAACTCGACCAACCTGACATACTAAAAGCAGAATTCAAAGCAATTAAAAAACTCCTAGATGAAGGATACACAAACATCGGAGTAATGCTACCACTACTACATAAACCAGAAGAACTAAGAAGAGCAAAAGAAATAGCAAGATCCGTAGGACTAGAACCACACAAAGATATAGACTTTGGAATGATGGTAGAAACACCAGCATCAGCAATAATCATAGAAGACTTCATAGCAGAAGGACTTGACTTTGTAAGCTTTGGAACAAACGACCTAACACAATACACACTAGCATTAGATCGTAACAACGAACTTGTAGCAAAACACTACACAGAAGCACACCCAGCAGTACTAAAACTACTAATGAGTGTAATTGAAAAATGTAAAGCTGCAGGAGTTACAACAAGTATCTGTGGACAAGCAGGAAGTAAACCTGAAATAGTTGAAAAACTAGTAGAAGCAGGAATAGACAGTATCTCAGCAAATACAGATGCAGTACCAACAATAAGAAAACTCGTAGCAAAAGTAGAGAAAAAAATCATGCTTGAAGCTGCAAAAAAAGCACTAAAAGGAAACTAA